The Venturia canescens isolate UGA chromosome 7, ASM1945775v1, whole genome shotgun sequence genome segment ATGCATATTCGTGTAACAGCAAAATACAAATataatacaaaattttttaatctgaaAATAATGTATGAAGGTGTGTTTAAGAtgcaaataattaaatttatcaaatgAGGATGTCGACGATAGCCACAAAGTAGATTGTGTATAAAATCTGAAAATGTCCATTACGTAAGACACTCGTGGAAGAATAGGAGGTTTGGAAATCATCAATTCCATCAGGCATGATGAGTTCAATATCATCCAAATTTCCAGGTCCTCGAACGATATTGCGATCATAATTCACTTTTAAGGATTTGTGATTAACTCGAGCAATATTTTTATGTTCCGATGGCACAGCTATGTGTTTGTCCATCGTactttcaaaatgataaggatccattttaccaatttcacGATATTGGCTTAATTCTTTCTCCCGAACGCGAACAACATcaaagttttgtacaattcttGAATCCTCCAGATcagaaatttttgaataatcatCAACTTTTCGTTTTGATTCGCTAGTAAACGGATTATGTTTGTTAGATTTCCAAGATAAATCATAAGCAGTGTCCTCAGGTTCCTCCGAGTCAGAGTGAATAAATTGTTTCCGCTTCAATCCCTGATCCGTAGAGTTCCTAATTCTTGGCAGCTGCATATCATCGTCTATATGTATGTTACGATCACAAGCCCTGGTTGAACTCCCCATACCACTTTCCCACTCTTCGGTATCTTTGTTGCCAAAAATGAGATCCCCCATCCAAGATCTGAATATGCTGACACCAAGGTAAGTTGGAAGACCGCCGCACTCCAGGGAATAATTGGACCAAGATGCTATTCCAAGAAGAATCATTCTTTGATACTGATCTTCGCAAACAACCGGTGAGCCTGGATTCCCTGCACAAGCTCGTATACCGTTATCGTCTTCGACCATAGtgcaaaaaacgtttttaaaacTGGCGTTACCCTCGTGCATGTACAAACAAACGCGCCATGAATTCAACAAGACCTGACTGTACTGTATCGGTTTAGCGTGAACTTTCGAGGAAGGTGCTACAGTGCTTTGCCAACCAAATATCAGGCAAGATTTATAATCTTCGTCAAGCCTCATGGGGGCTATGTGCAGCAGACGTATTTTAGGATCGCACATGTCGAAGGCCTTAACGAGTTTCAACAGTGCTATGTTGTTGTCGTAATCCCGAAATtttgaatatccacgaaattGTGGATAAATGTAGGTGGCTTTGACACTGACAGTTTGATTCGAGCCTGTTCCGTTCAAGCCAGTCGCATAGAGCTCAATTGACTGTACATCAAATTGAAGAGAAATGATAATGGAAGTATTCAACGAAATAAATGATCTTCGTGTTATCTCAATATGGATTTTcataacaaaattttcgtaatgAAATTTAAGCAGTTCTTACGTTTCTTTTATACTGTACACACTGAGCTGCAGTAAGAACCCAATCCGGCGTTATAAGAACTCCGCCGCATGGCGATATCGTGTGAAATTGTATCAACCATGGAAATTGACCGTTACGAACACGAGTCCCGCGCAAAAGACTTCCTTGGAACTCTTTCATGTTCAACAGTAATAATATGAGCAATAAATACTTTGgcataattttcttttttttttgacacccGAGGAACCGTAGAAATGGAAGGTTATCGATGCTTGCTTGTTTTCAgactcttcagttcgaaataaaattgtgtgtgtgtgtgtgtgtgcgcgcgtgtgtaaTTTCTCAATACCTGGAtcgttcataaaaaataacgtAGTACTGTATATCTGCATATGGCACACATATTTGTCATGCTAGTCTTATTGTTTGAGGTGGCTGTTTCAGAAATCCGTTcttgttatttttataaatcaattttggtatttttcgaTCTTTCCTTCAAAGTTTTCTTGTTGTCTTTgccttccttcttttttttctgttttttgacttttgttttttcgactTCTCCGCTGTCACCTTTTTCATTTAAGCACGAATCATCTTCACCTTTTAATGCTCTTTCGGAACACAGATATCTGCAATTTTACATGTTTGTGATTAATGCAGTTCTTCAAgcttttaaataaatattgaaatatttaccgggtGAGAGGCACAGCACCCTCATTGTTGTAGTACCAATCTTCTATGTCCGATTCATAATTCTCCAGTAGATCTTCACATTGACTTTTCAATGTTGTAATTTCAACGGAAGGTTTATCCCATAATTCATAAGGTATGCCTAGTTCCACTTTGACTCCTTTATCTCTGAAATGTTGTGGAAATCAcatagttttgaaaaaaactgtgTGCAAATTATATGGAAATATACTTAATACAGAAATTACCGTACACAAGACCGTGCAAAGTTTTGAAAGTCTGACTCATGCCTTTTGAGAATCTTGAACTGTCATCACGTTCTTTGTGAATATTGTATTCTAATATTCGATCACAAATGTTTTCCAGCGATTCTACTAGTCGCAATTCACtgcaaaattaataatataacAATGTACAtgtttacaattattttcagcttGCTACTTATAACAAATTCTCTTCATAAACAcacgattttctatattctttcttcttctttggCATAACATCGTCAATGGAATATCCGATTTCAAGAACATCACGAGATTTTCCTGTCTCGTCAAGTCTCATTTCCAACTCACGCGCAACAACTTTgcacactgaaaaaaaaggttaaatgttgaaattcaaattctaAAGAATTTAACTCTATAGATCTTTAGTTGATTTTTGAATGgttagaatttgaaaaatcaaattattaaacgagagctttttttttccattatcaacaatttttcggtACATAAACTTACAAGTAATTTGTAAAGAAACAACGGTTTTGAAAACACAAGCATTGAAAAACACAAAAGAGAACGATAATTTTATActattcaaatttttgaattctctGTCTAATTTACCTTCACAATTGTTTGCATATTTTACACCTTCTGCTTCTTCGGGTCCGCCTGATACAGCACTAATGGCTAATAAGTTGAGAAACAACAAAGGCCTCATATTAAAGAACCAATGGAGCACAAAGATTTATAGGTTACGCTTAACCGattccttttcttttgcgtTCGATCCTGATTTAATTAACTAGCTAGAATCGTATGATTTGTGATTTGTGTCATGAGCTGGACAGGTTCACGTGTTCGCGTTTCATTGGGTCATAATTCCAGAATCACCACTTCCCAAAATTATCTCATTTGTGTTATCAAACACTTGCTGGAccataaacaaaaaacaacatGCGATAATATATTTACCATATATTTACCAAAGATGTCAGCGGAGTGTGCGCGGAAAAGTCGTCAATTGCAAAGGCGggaaatttgaattatttcaaagCGATGTGACACCCGACcactaaaattttgaaaaaaatatatttttcaaaccgtTGGATTgataaaagtaaaatttttcgaaaataatgatcgaaaaGCACTGAAAAGATGGATTATGCTTGCAATGTAAACATTAATTCGTACTACATTTCGCTATAATTAAGAACGATTTACAGCGACATTGACTCACTTTATTCCGAGaaagctaatttttttttccaacgctGCGATtgttcaaaacaaaatttgttcAAACAAGAATGTGAGAatacaaaaaagaaatgattaCTATACAAAACGTGTATCAAACCGTtatttaattataattataattgaCGAATGACGGAGGGATAGTAACGAATCCGTGACACTTTTTAGTATTAACGCCTCAACGAATTGTTTTGTATTAATTACAGtaatatttcattcaatttcacttCTCAAACGTCATTGTAATCATTATAAGTAttatttgtatatttcaaGTGGTATATTCGGTGAAGTCGTCCATGTGAACCCGTTTGTTGGATCTAGGGGAAACCTCATCGGACGAACCCTCGGCGTTGTTACTCGATAGTTCTTGAATCACCCGATTCCTCAGTCGTTTTATATGCCGAAGACGTTCCAACCAATTGGAGGCATAAGGGTTTTGTCCATTTTGTTTCAATGACGATGAAACCATTGAAGCAAGCTGcacaaaaatcatttaaaaataagtATGCTGCTGATAATTTTCTCAAGCCAATCGAACAATGGGGCAATTATTACGTTTGCATGAAGAGCTAGCTGCCGCGAAAGGATCGCGAGATTCTGATCGGATATGATCTTTGGCTCGCTGTGACCAATGTGTTCTGCGAGTTCCTCTCTCGCTTGTACCGTCACTTGATTAGTCCCGTGATCCAGTGGTTGAATTATTACACATGCATAATTGAACTGGCCCTGAAAACGGAGAATGCGGTGCATAACTTATTTGTTTTGTAAAAcgtaaattgaaacaaaactaagtttttcaatatattcattttttcaaaaataatgacacatttttcaaaagattctATGCATATTTCTATCAATAATCAAGAAcgtatgattgaaaaaaaatctgaagacTGAATCGTTATGAGCAAAAGGcactttaaaaaagttttaaaaatagtTAGGTTGAGTGTCGAACAAACGTCAGTATTTGTTGAtagattttgtgaaaatagtgGAAGAAAAAGGACTGCTGTACCTTGACCGTTTGTATATTGTAAGGTTCGCCACTTTCGTTGTAGACGACACTGACGTAATTGTTTCCTATGTGCTGTTTTTTGGATGTACATTTAGGATCGCTCAGTTTAGTAGGCATAAGAGTGGCAACATGAAACGCCACTTGCGTCACGTCATCTTGCCATATGTAAGCGAAATTACCGTTTTCCCCATTGCGATCAAGTCCGCCGAggaaaacgttttcatcgacGTCTTTGAGACGTACGAGGGTACCAAGGCGCTGAAGAAATTCGGTGTATCTCAACGAGCCATGGTGATTTGCGAGTATTTCAACTTCGTTCGAAGCTTGCCCCGGACCTACGTACAGCACGCCAATTTTGTGAGTCTCGTAAGGCTGTATTCTGTCAAGATTCGTAACTGCTCTTTGTACCGCCGTTGTTCGTGGCACAAGCAATGGTTTTTCCGTTGTCGTGCCGAAATGAGCAGCATGATACAATTGTAGAAACACGAAActgcgaagaaaaatgaagaaagttAGTGGGGTTTTACGGTCAGACATTTTTTGAGAccgaaagttcaaaaaaaaccTACTTGTTATTTATTCTTTTGCTAATGCTTGCAATgactgatgaaaaatttgaagaaatcatgaaaaaaggaCTAACAGATTTTTTAgctccaacaattccatatTCAAGAAATATGTAGCTTTCAAAAGTCCAATGTTGAAATTATTCTTTCGAGTTATTTTTAAGCACCGGATAAGCTCACTTTGCATTAAtgtttcaacaattttcacCTGGGATTGATGCCAGTTCGTGAGGTATCTTTGACGCGAGGTGAATTTCCCCGTCTAACATTATCCCATTCCCGGGATTGTTTGACTGGACTCATGACGGAAATTGTGTGGCCTCTATCGCGAAAAGCAATTGGAGGCAGATTTGACGGATCGGGCCTCTCATCCTTCTGTTGGTTTCAAAAATCACACAGTCAATATCATCCGCAATAAATACTTAGTTTCAATAACGACAGATTCGAATAGCATTTGACTcgggaaatgaaatttttacctTATCAATCACATAACTTCGACCAATCGGTGGTTTTGTATCGATCGTTAACGATTGTTTGAGGCTCAATTCACTGACTCGCGAATACAACTGTGTCGGTGATTGTGGTGGTTTTCCAACGATATTTTGCAGCTGTGCTGTTCTATTCTGAACCGTTAGAAAATTTGCTGGAGGCTggtgaataaaagaaatttcaaagaagATTTAAAacgatataaaataataaaatttgaattgtaATCCGCAGTTCTTAAAGTGTCTCGATTATTCCGAATAACATAATTGACTcgtaaaaatggaaattttcagAGGCGAAAGAAGGAATGGATGTTACAACCTGCGCGGCTGTAGGCGAAGGTGGTACGGTATTACTGGTTGCAGAATTAGAGTTTTGTACAGCGTGAGTAGCTCCCGGATAAGATCGTTGAGATCTCAAACCGCTGGGATGATCGGTCGTTTGTTCTGTGGATGGTGGAGTCGTTCCCATTCCCGATATTTCTTCGGGTATGGCTTCGCAACTGACCCTAAGattattaaattcattaattaattaaatagtAAACATAGTTTTTCGGAGTTTTTGATTCCTTTCAAGGTTTGATATCCAAGAAAAGGGTAGCGTTGCATTTGTACCTCATATCTTTGGTATAGACGTTCTTGGCGTGTTTTTTTAGTTCAGCATCAAGTTTAACATCAAAATCATTCGACGCTGATTCCGTTTGTTGCAAAATTAATTTGTCTTTGTTCAGGAAAGGATTTTTCCAGTTGGCGCTCATCTCTGGACTGGAATTTGAACGCCGAACAGGGTTTCTTGATTTTCGGGTTTCTGTACGGGCCAAATATGAGGAATGCTAGTAGAGTTTGTCCAAGAATTATCAACAGAATTGAATATACGATATATTGGgtggattttttgaaattacccTCGTCACCCTCTTCGAGGCTCTCCAGACTGTCACGAGAACTCTGTCGCGAAGGACTGGGTCGCGATGGTGAACCGGGTATCGCAATCGGACCACTCGTCGAAGTAATTGATGAATTTGATGCCGAATATGCGACCGATTTCGACGAAGAGATCTCCCGATCGCTTTGCAATTGTTCCGAATTGGCATCCTGTTTTCAAGCGATTTTGTATTAGCGatcgtttcatttttctacatttgCTTCGCATTCGTTTTGGAAACAATGACTGCAAATTATAATACTCATTTTCTTAATATATTAAATATTGAATACTGAATTTCATTGAACGAAACTTTATCGgtgggaaaaaaacaatgcgaagggtaaagagaaaaaaagacctTTCGTACTTCTGTAATATCCTCGTTGATTTGAAAATCAATAACTATTTCTTGACTAGTATTCGTCGATAGTTCCGGAGTTGGCATGTAAAGCGCTGTAACGTCGTGGATTGGAAAGTCCTGTGGAACGTCGAATTGCATGGTATTTTGA includes the following:
- the LOC122413692 gene encoding snake venom serine protease BPA-like; protein product: MPKYLLLILLLLNMKEFQGSLLRGTRVRNGQFPWLIQFHTISPCGGVLITPDWVLTAAQCVQYKRNSIELYATGLNGTGSNQTVSVKATYIYPQFRGYSKFRDYDNNIALLKLVKAFDMCDPKIRLLHIAPMRLDEDYKSCLIFGWQSTVAPSSKVHAKPIQYSQVLLNSWRVCLYMHEGNASFKNVFCTMVEDDNGIRACAGNPGSPVVCEDQYQRMILLGIASWSNYSLECGGLPTYLGVSIFRSWMGDLIFGNKDTEEWESGMGSSTRACDRNIHIDDDMQLPRIRNSTDQGLKRKQFIHSDSEEPEDTAYDLSWKSNKHNPFTSESKRKVDDYSKISDLEDSRIVQNFDVVRVREKELSQYREIGKMDPYHFESTMDKHIAVPSEHKNIARVNHKSLKVNYDRNIVRGPGNLDDIELIMPDGIDDFQTSYSSTSVLRNGHFQILYTIYFVAIVDILI
- the CNPYb gene encoding protein canopy homolog 3, coding for MRPLLFLNLLAISAVSGGPEEAEGVKYANNCEVCKVVARELEMRLDETGKSRDVLEIGYSIDDVMPKKKKEYRKSELRLVESLENICDRILEYNIHKERDDSSRFSKGMSQTFKTLHGLVDKGVKVELGIPYELWDKPSVEITTLKSQCEDLLENYESDIEDWYYNNEGAVPLTRYLCSERALKGEDDSCLNEKGDSGEVEKTKVKKQKKKKEGKDNKKTLKERSKNTKIDL